Genomic DNA from Xylanivirga thermophila:
TGCATCTAGGGGAAGTATCTTTTGATACAATGGTATTATGATAAAATAGTTTGTAAATGAACCTACTACCACCATACATATTATCCCTATAACCATCCCAATAATCGCATTTTTCCTATTTTTATTTCTTATATATATGATACTTGCAGGAAGTACAAAGCTAATCCCCACTAAAAAATTGGATAGATTGCCTACCCCTCCTGTGCCATCATTTTTTAGTATGAAATTAAGCACATTTTTTAATAACTCTATCCATACTCCCGCCATAGGGCCTAATGAAAATCCACCAATCAAGGCAGGCAGATCACCAAATCCCATTTTAAGGAATGATGGAAAAAATGGTATAGGAAACTCAAATATGGTAAGCACAAAAGCTATTACCGATAAAAGAGCCACCTTAACTATATAATTAGTTTTATTCATTTTTATCTTCCTCTCCAAATTTTTTTAAAATAAAAAATGCTTCCAAAGTTATCTTCGGAAGCACTTAACTGTCATTATAGATCACAATAACCACCCTCTTTCATCCAGACTATACTGTCGGCTCCGGAATTTCACCAGATCAGTCCCTTTTAGGGAGTCGCGGGCTATACCGCCGGTCGGGAATTTCACCCCGCCCCGAAGATGTAATCATATATTCAATTTTTCATAACGCCTTTTATTGACGTTTGAAAACAAGATTACCGTCTATAAATACATATTCTGTTTTCGATCTTATATCAAGTGGATTACCAGTAAATATTGCAATATCAGCATCCTTGCCCACCTCTAGGCTGCCTACCCTATCGGATATCCCCGTTATCTCGGCAGCATTTATGGTAATGGATTTTAACGCCTCCATCTCATCCATGCCTTCCCTTACTGCAATAGATGCACATACGGGTAAGTACTGCACTGGAATAACAGGATGATCTGTCATCATAGCTACCTTAACCCCTGCCTTTGATAGAATGGCAGGCGCCTTAAAGCTAAGGTTTTTAAGCTCTATCTTTTCCCTGCTGCTAAGGAGAGGCCCTACTATTACCTTTGCATTCTCCTCAAGGAGATAATCAGCTATTAGATGACCTTCCGTACAATGGTCAAGGGTAATATTCACATCAAATTCCTTGGCTATACGAAGGGCAGTTAGTATATCATCTGCTCTATGGGCATGGGCCTTCAACGGAAGCTCTTTATTTAATACCTTTACTAAAATCTCCATTTCAAGATCCCGTTCAGGCATCTTATCTGGATCTTTTTTACCCTTTTCAAGCTTTGCCTTATATTCCTGAGCCTTTATGAGGGCCTGCCTCAAGATAGCTGCAGTAGCCATTCGAGTACTAGGTGCCTTATTTTGCCCACTATATACCCGCTTTGGATTTTCCCCAAATGCTACTTTTACAGCCAATGGCTCCTTTAATATCATTTCTTCTATTCTACGGCCATATGTCTTTAAAGCTGCAAATTGTCCACCTATGACATTTGCACTCCCCGGTCCTGTCACTACAGTGGTAACACCATGTTCCCTAGCTTCCCTGAAACTGTTATCATCGGGATTTACTGCATCTATTGCCCTAAGTTCAGGTGTCACAGGATCTGTAGCTTCATTGCCATCAGAACCTTCAAAACTCATACCATCCTCAAACATACCTATATGACAATGTGGATCCACTATCCCCGGGATTATCCACATACCTTCTGCATCTATTACTTTTGCATCT
This window encodes:
- a CDS encoding ECF transporter S component, with product MNKTNYIVKVALLSVIAFVLTIFEFPIPFFPSFLKMGFGDLPALIGGFSLGPMAGVWIELLKNVLNFILKNDGTGGVGNLSNFLVGISFVLPASIIYIRNKNRKNAIIGMVIGIICMVVVGSFTNYFIIIPLYQKILPLDAIIAMAAKANPSIGDMKTYITYAVIPFNFIKALINSIITLIIYKKISPILHG
- a CDS encoding amidohydrolase — encoded protein: MIIIKNGKILTMADKTYEKGDILIDGKIIKKIGEDITAPEDAKVIDAEGMWIIPGIVDPHCHIGMFEDGMSFEGSDGNEATDPVTPELRAIDAVNPDDNSFREAREHGVTTVVTGPGSANVIGGQFAALKTYGRRIEEMILKEPLAVKVAFGENPKRVYSGQNKAPSTRMATAAILRQALIKAQEYKAKLEKGKKDPDKMPERDLEMEILVKVLNKELPLKAHAHRADDILTALRIAKEFDVNITLDHCTEGHLIADYLLEENAKVIVGPLLSSREKIELKNLSFKAPAILSKAGVKVAMMTDHPVIPVQYLPVCASIAVREGMDEMEALKSITINAAEITGISDRVGSLEVGKDADIAIFTGNPLDIRSKTEYVFIDGNLVFKRQ